A window of the Gemmatimonadota bacterium genome harbors these coding sequences:
- a CDS encoding ABC transporter ATP-binding protein, protein MNAPFLKIDNLSKNYGETRALSEISLSLHAEELLVVLGPTGAGKTTLLRIIAGLETADTGRITVNGADITHQLPAERDIALVFQNFSLYPNKTVRQNLAFPLQAPGRNLSKEDIANRISHTADLLRITPLLDRPATHLSGGEMQRVAIGRAIVRQPRLFLMDEPLTNLDAKLREVLRVELIRLQRDLGTPMIYVTHDRVEALSMGDRIAVLFEGKILQIGSPEEIYQQPNSPTVARQLGYPPINTIDVHKQQNQWFTTSNQPITTADRNAPSNATLGIRAENISPRGGEIPATIEVVEDLGASTILLADWAGQPIQILTSGEQQWRVGDEIYPSIDPDRVLVWGKADQDGQD, encoded by the coding sequence ATGAATGCCCCATTTCTCAAAATCGACAACCTGTCCAAAAACTACGGCGAAACCCGGGCACTCTCGGAAATCTCACTCTCTCTTCACGCCGAAGAACTCCTCGTCGTCCTGGGCCCAACAGGCGCGGGCAAAACAACCCTCTTGCGCATCATCGCGGGCCTCGAAACAGCGGACACCGGGCGTATAACCGTCAACGGCGCAGACATAACCCATCAGCTACCCGCAGAACGCGACATCGCCCTCGTCTTTCAAAACTTCTCACTCTACCCCAACAAAACCGTGCGCCAGAACCTCGCATTTCCACTCCAGGCACCCGGGCGCAATCTCTCCAAAGAAGACATAGCAAACAGAATTTCTCACACCGCCGACCTGCTCCGCATCACCCCGCTTTTGGACCGACCCGCCACGCACTTATCCGGCGGCGAAATGCAGCGCGTCGCAATCGGACGCGCCATCGTGCGCCAACCCCGACTCTTTCTCATGGACGAACCCCTCACCAACCTGGATGCAAAATTGCGCGAAGTATTGCGCGTCGAACTCATCCGCCTCCAGCGCGACCTCGGCACGCCCATGATTTACGTCACCCACGACCGGGTCGAAGCCCTCTCAATGGGCGACCGAATCGCCGTATTGTTCGAAGGAAAAATCCTGCAAATCGGCTCCCCCGAAGAAATCTACCAGCAGCCCAATTCTCCGACCGTCGCCCGTCAACTCGGCTATCCCCCCATCAACACCATAGACGTCCACAAACAGCAAAACCAATGGTTCACAACCTCGAATCAACCCATCACGACCGCAGACCGAAACGCCCCTTCAAACGCCACCCTCGGCATCCGTGCGGAAAATATATCACCCCGTGGAGGCGAAATCCCCGCGACCATCGAAGTCGTCGAAGACCTCGGCGCATCGACCATCTTGCTCGCCGACTGGGCGGGCCAACCCATCCAGATATTGACATCCGGTGAGCAACAGTGGCGCGTCGGAGATGAGATATACCCGTCTATTGACCCGGACCGCGTTCTGGTGTGGGGAAAGGCGGATCAGGATGGGCAGGATTGA
- a CDS encoding HlyD family efflux transporter periplasmic adaptor subunit gives MAHSEQVVRFNGYPQKDVSFENTEAREALSTSGIGFRFVRYFLLTILCVVGSMVAFICLLGWHLGMEITVAGQGRLQPTARYEVKAQRSGLIQTVHVQHGQEIAQGDLMLILDDTDLRTELEQLEHELGINQGRRVALVAELQRERAVLKTEIARTEVEYETAQLQLEQIRQEYQIYRKYAPYREDGSMRPPVDTLIPIRVHQTRVQRAKVEIERAKRRLAALDNRKQEHEMLKQTYEKLQVSHRLVKTRMEQMKIYAPVAGTVLTRDLDKREGDRIEAGEAVIELAELHSWQAEVMIQEVDIPKVKEGHKVRIYVNAFPHMEYKIFEGKVTDVPRKPEPITPMGAGLVPGGMSAVYPVKISVIDPHLSDGEKECPLAYGMGVEAKIVTERGPIVDLLWKKFLKTVGKIGRPEIYRLEESSETIQIRN, from the coding sequence ATGGCACATAGCGAACAGGTTGTAAGATTCAATGGCTATCCACAAAAAGATGTGTCTTTTGAAAATACAGAGGCGCGAGAAGCCCTCTCAACTTCGGGAATTGGCTTCCGGTTTGTACGCTATTTCTTACTCACCATTTTGTGCGTTGTGGGAAGCATGGTCGCGTTTATCTGTCTTTTGGGATGGCATCTGGGCATGGAAATTACGGTTGCAGGGCAAGGTCGCTTGCAGCCCACCGCGCGTTATGAAGTGAAAGCACAACGATCTGGCTTGATCCAGACGGTTCATGTGCAACACGGGCAAGAGATTGCACAGGGGGATTTGATGCTGATTCTGGATGATACCGATTTACGTACGGAATTGGAGCAACTCGAACATGAACTGGGTATAAATCAGGGGCGGCGTGTGGCTCTGGTAGCAGAATTGCAACGCGAGCGTGCTGTTTTGAAAACAGAGATTGCACGAACTGAAGTGGAATATGAGACCGCGCAGTTGCAATTGGAACAGATTCGGCAAGAATACCAGATCTACCGCAAATACGCACCTTATCGCGAGGATGGGAGTATGCGACCGCCTGTTGATACGTTGATTCCAATTCGGGTACACCAGACGCGGGTGCAACGTGCAAAAGTAGAAATTGAGCGGGCAAAACGGCGGCTGGCTGCTCTGGACAATCGCAAGCAGGAACACGAGATGCTAAAACAGACGTATGAAAAATTACAGGTCAGCCATCGCCTTGTCAAAACCCGTATGGAACAGATGAAGATCTACGCACCCGTTGCTGGAACCGTGTTGACGCGCGATTTGGATAAACGCGAAGGAGACCGCATTGAGGCAGGTGAGGCCGTGATTGAACTGGCCGAATTGCACAGTTGGCAAGCTGAGGTGATGATCCAGGAAGTGGATATCCCAAAGGTGAAAGAGGGACATAAGGTGCGGATATATGTAAATGCTTTTCCACACATGGAATACAAGATTTTTGAGGGAAAGGTGACAGATGTGCCGAGAAAGCCCGAACCCATCACACCTATGGGCGCCGGTCTCGTGCCGGGTGGTATGAGTGCTGTTTATCCCGTGAAGATCAGTGTGATAGATCCGCATTTATCTGATGGTGAGAAAGAATGTCCTCTTGCTTATGGCATGGGTGTGGAAGCCAAAATTGTGACAGAGCGCGGTCCCATTGTTGACTTGCTGTGGAAGAAGTTTTTGAAAACTGTGGGCAAAATTGGGCGTCCTGAGATTTATCGGTTGGAAGAATCCTCTGAAACTATACAGATCAGGAACTGA
- a CDS encoding CPBP family glutamic-type intramembrane protease, giving the protein MEISNNTVTWPSTLRIDFVKGILLTIFSILEGFLLWRVLYPKFLIFEHFTPLQSDTVYLFLSIFNFCLVLLVFSKFGNIRLRELVFFQIPTKRIFLKWIYIALGISLFNLFVRFPFGLDAQLPDFVIRHLIILIISAILTPIKEEIVFRGILYGSLRPKFGRTYAFVFSILCFVFAHSTIQALIWQGHWTHFFYFFILFTVIAFLLVYIFESTYSLLLCIIFHSISNSVYHIAPLIGFFYGGYIINAS; this is encoded by the coding sequence ATGGAAATTTCAAACAATACAGTTACATGGCCTTCTACTTTAAGGATTGATTTTGTAAAAGGAATATTATTGACAATATTTTCTATTTTAGAAGGGTTTTTACTATGGAGAGTTTTATATCCTAAATTTCTGATTTTTGAACACTTTACGCCTCTTCAAAGTGACACTGTTTATCTATTTTTAAGTATTTTTAATTTTTGTTTAGTTCTTCTGGTTTTTTCTAAATTTGGTAACATACGATTAAGAGAATTGGTGTTCTTTCAGATTCCTACCAAAAGAATATTTCTAAAATGGATATATATCGCATTGGGAATAAGTTTATTTAACTTATTTGTGAGATTTCCTTTTGGATTAGATGCACAATTGCCTGATTTTGTAATTCGCCACCTGATCATCCTTATCATATCTGCTATATTGACACCCATCAAAGAAGAAATTGTTTTTAGAGGTATTCTTTACGGTTCCCTGAGGCCAAAATTTGGTAGAACATACGCATTTGTATTTTCTATTTTGTGCTTTGTTTTTGCCCATAGCACAATACAAGCGTTGATCTGGCAAGGTCATTGGACTCATTTTTTTTATTTTTTTATTCTTTTTACAGTTATAGCATTTCTTCTGGTATATATTTTTGAATCAACATATAGTCTTTTATTATGTATCATTTTTCATAGCATATCCAATAGTGTCTATCATATTGCGCCTTTAATCGGTTTCTTTTATGGAGGTTATATTATTAATGCGTCCTAA
- a CDS encoding S8 family serine peptidase, whose translation MRPKGLYLQSVFVQLPKIAIIDSGIDISHPSIGMIAGGVNISINKDGHFTYSEEGTDCAGHGTACAGIIRKKAPDAALYSVRIFDASLMADGRALIAAIQWCIDNEMDVVNLSLG comes from the coding sequence ATGCGTCCTAAAGGTTTATATTTGCAATCTGTGTTTGTCCAGCTACCTAAAATCGCGATTATTGACAGTGGGATTGATATATCACACCCAAGTATCGGGATGATTGCAGGTGGCGTCAATATCTCGATTAATAAAGATGGTCATTTTACTTATTCTGAAGAAGGCACCGATTGTGCAGGGCATGGAACGGCGTGTGCCGGGATTATCAGGAAGAAGGCCCCTGATGCAGCACTGTATAGCGTGCGGATTTTTGATGCGTCTTTGATGGCGGATGGACGGGCACTCATAGCAGCGATTCAGTGGTGTATTGACAATGAGATGGATGTGGTGAATTTGAGCCTGGGCA
- a CDS encoding tetratricopeptide repeat protein — translation MVVFISAQSQCVVQFWPYRNPFRFNNFSISESMKRLFIFLLPVLYSLSLFLVTVKYLPDLTVNNSEFWISKGDTFFEMEFFEEAYKAYKRATVLKVDHSSAWLKKGLTLTKLKKYKDAIQEYDKALSFVPNPDLAIFHKGYTYLRWERYQNALEMFEQCNELYVDRHSLLLNRGFALMNLGRYKEALITFDEALKSNANEILLWKNKIATLILLMRYEEAQVACKQAIQLKPDDPGIWNNYGLMLYHLKKYKEALNAFDRSLTLDPYNDNTWFNRALVYSAMRDRPQTILDLRKAIELNPFQKEKIRNEKNFKFLKNEKGIIPEL, via the coding sequence GTGGTGGTATTTATCTCCGCTCAAAGTCAGTGTGTTGTCCAGTTTTGGCCATATCGAAATCCCTTTAGATTCAATAATTTTTCAATATCTGAATCAATGAAACGTTTATTTATCTTTTTATTACCGGTTCTATATTCTCTCTCTTTGTTCTTGGTTACCGTTAAGTATTTGCCAGACTTAACGGTGAACAACTCAGAATTTTGGATTAGTAAGGGAGATACTTTTTTTGAGATGGAGTTTTTTGAAGAAGCCTACAAAGCGTATAAACGTGCAACTGTGTTGAAAGTTGATCATTCTTCGGCTTGGTTAAAAAAAGGTCTGACACTTACAAAATTAAAAAAATATAAAGATGCAATTCAAGAATATGATAAAGCGCTTTCGTTTGTTCCCAATCCTGATCTGGCGATATTTCATAAAGGGTACACCTACTTGCGATGGGAAAGATACCAAAATGCCCTTGAGATGTTTGAGCAGTGTAATGAACTGTATGTTGATAGGCATAGTTTGTTGCTTAACAGGGGTTTTGCGTTAATGAATCTTGGGCGATATAAGGAAGCACTTATTACATTTGATGAGGCACTCAAAAGCAATGCTAATGAGATTTTGTTATGGAAAAACAAAATAGCAACGCTTATTTTGCTGATGCGATATGAAGAAGCACAAGTGGCTTGTAAACAAGCGATTCAACTAAAACCAGATGATCCGGGAATTTGGAACAACTATGGTTTAATGCTATATCACTTAAAAAAATATAAAGAAGCTCTCAACGCATTTGATCGGTCACTTACTCTTGATCCTTATAATGATAATACTTGGTTCAATCGAGCACTTGTATATAGCGCAATGAGAGATAGACCACAAACCATTTTGGATTTAAGAAAAGCTATAGAGTTGAACCCCTTTCAAAAAGAGAAGATCAGAAATGAAAAAAATTTTAAGTTCTTGAAAAATGAAAAAGGGATTATTCCGGAATTATAG
- a CDS encoding peptidase domain-containing ABC transporter has protein sequence MRQIFKIIKMLRPYWRFIFQSFLVGIMIMLFKIPGPYITKVLIDDVYPHKDYTLLTFVLIIGAVLSTGVGFTGLLSRYFSSYVGVNMGLDFKSRFYSHVQSLDFSFFDNRQTGEILSRFRDMDRSISSTIGMVNSLIMNTLQLLIFPPILLYINWKLALLSLAVLPFDTTLIIVSKKYLSRVSKKMAEASAESSAKSYESLSGIRTVQALGLETVFYHKLRGLILDVAKLRIRSTHLSGGFGFLGTLVKIVGTLTYGWYGWTEVLNGNLSLGSYIAFSGYVGYLYGPIGNLIGLVGQVEMALVRINRFFEIYDLRPEIQDRSDMPTLPQVRGEIDFHNVSFSYLLARGAQASQKDRPVLHHVDLHIPAQTTIALVGKSGSGKSTLAKLIPRFYDPQEGYVSIDGYDIRNYRLKSIRQKVGFAMQGSTLFQGSILDNLTFGHDIPLRDIQDATQAAYIHDFIASLPEGYETLVGEQGAQMSEGQKQRIALARVLLMDTPILILDEPTAALDMESEYHIQEALKTVRQGRTTIIIAHRLSTIQSADEIVVLDKGQIAERGTHDWLAMQNGVYAHLYEKTASI, from the coding sequence GTGCGTCAGATATTCAAAATCATCAAAATGCTCCGTCCTTACTGGCGGTTTATCTTCCAGTCCTTCCTCGTGGGCATCATGATCATGCTCTTCAAGATTCCAGGACCGTACATAACGAAGGTCTTGATCGATGACGTGTATCCTCACAAAGACTACACGCTCCTGACCTTTGTTCTGATTATAGGTGCTGTGCTTTCGACAGGGGTAGGATTTACGGGACTGTTAAGCAGATATTTTAGTAGTTACGTGGGTGTCAATATGGGACTGGATTTCAAATCGCGATTTTACTCCCATGTGCAATCGTTGGACTTCAGCTTTTTTGACAACCGTCAGACGGGCGAAATCCTGTCTCGATTCAGAGATATGGACAGATCTATTAGCAGTACGATCGGAATGGTGAATAGCCTGATTATGAACACCCTTCAGTTGCTCATTTTTCCCCCCATTTTGCTTTATATCAACTGGAAACTGGCCTTACTGAGCCTGGCGGTGCTACCTTTTGATACTACATTGATTATTGTGTCAAAAAAATACCTTAGTAGAGTGTCAAAGAAAATGGCCGAAGCATCGGCCGAGTCATCTGCCAAGTCCTACGAATCGCTTTCGGGCATCCGGACAGTGCAAGCACTGGGATTAGAAACCGTGTTTTATCACAAGCTCAGAGGCCTCATCCTCGATGTTGCAAAATTGCGAATCAGATCAACGCATTTAAGTGGGGGATTTGGGTTTTTAGGAACATTGGTGAAGATAGTGGGTACCCTGACGTATGGCTGGTATGGCTGGACAGAAGTGCTAAATGGCAATCTTTCTCTGGGAAGTTACATAGCTTTTTCCGGTTATGTGGGGTATCTCTACGGTCCAATCGGCAATCTCATTGGCCTCGTGGGGCAGGTTGAAATGGCTCTGGTTCGCATCAATCGGTTTTTTGAGATCTATGACTTGAGACCCGAAATCCAGGATCGTTCCGATATGCCCACCTTGCCACAGGTACGAGGTGAGATCGATTTTCACAATGTGAGTTTTTCGTACCTGCTTGCGCGCGGCGCGCAGGCAAGTCAAAAAGACCGGCCCGTTTTGCACCACGTTGACCTGCACATACCCGCACAGACCACCATTGCACTGGTCGGTAAAAGTGGCTCAGGTAAATCCACACTTGCAAAATTGATCCCGAGATTTTACGACCCACAAGAGGGATATGTGTCTATTGATGGGTACGATATTCGGAACTATCGCTTGAAATCCATCCGGCAAAAAGTGGGATTTGCCATGCAGGGCAGCACCTTATTTCAAGGCAGTATTTTGGACAACCTGACCTTTGGACACGACATACCCTTGCGAGATATTCAGGATGCAACACAGGCAGCGTACATCCACGACTTTATCGCGTCACTACCTGAGGGATATGAAACACTGGTAGGAGAACAAGGGGCGCAGATGTCAGAGGGCCAGAAACAGCGCATTGCACTGGCTCGCGTGCTGTTAATGGATACGCCCATTTTGATTTTGGATGAACCCACCGCCGCGCTGGATATGGAATCCGAATATCACATCCAGGAGGCATTGAAAACCGTGCGACAAGGTAGGACAACCATCATCATCGCACACAGACTTTCAACCATTCAAAGTGCAGATGAGATTGTGGTCTTGGATAAGGGACAAATTGCAGAGCGAGGAACGCACGATTGGTTAGCCATGCAAAATGGAGTTTATGCCCATTTGTATGAAAAAACAGCAAGTATATGA
- a CDS encoding DNA-binding response regulator: MNKQKILIIDHDPSILSTLVGFLSDEPYDISTTRDGIEGLEILRREKIDLAIAEMYMAGLDGIALLERAAAEKIQTNILIMESFVPMEVTEKILKAGTTGVLDKPIVKDKFLAEVKTCILLNEVEYNVSRTSEASRSQPRSFQQLLNTGREKVSPEALESFLEERYRNPDLKFEDLARHFRITPPHCHVLFKKFFNKTFREKLREIRISQAEHFLTGSSLFIYEIAPLCGFHSSSRFCHAFKRIHGIAPTQYRKKVRYGEIQPSSEDV, translated from the coding sequence ATGAACAAACAGAAAATACTGATTATAGATCACGACCCCAGCATTCTATCGACCCTTGTGGGATTTCTGAGCGATGAACCTTATGACATAAGCACAACGAGAGATGGGATAGAAGGACTTGAAATATTGAGACGTGAGAAGATTGATCTCGCCATCGCTGAAATGTATATGGCAGGTCTTGATGGGATCGCGCTTTTGGAGCGCGCTGCAGCAGAGAAAATTCAGACAAACATCCTGATCATGGAAAGTTTTGTGCCCATGGAAGTAACCGAAAAAATACTCAAGGCCGGTACTACAGGCGTATTGGATAAACCGATTGTGAAGGACAAATTTTTAGCAGAGGTCAAAACCTGTATCCTGCTGAATGAAGTGGAATATAATGTGTCGCGGACCAGTGAAGCATCCCGTTCACAGCCCAGATCCTTTCAACAGCTCTTAAACACTGGCCGAGAGAAGGTATCACCAGAGGCGTTGGAATCATTTTTGGAGGAGCGTTACAGAAACCCAGACCTGAAATTTGAAGACCTCGCACGCCATTTTCGGATTACCCCACCGCACTGTCATGTGCTATTCAAAAAATTTTTTAACAAAACCTTCCGCGAAAAATTGCGAGAAATCAGAATATCGCAGGCAGAGCATTTTCTAACAGGATCATCCCTGTTTATATATGAAATTGCACCACTATGTGGATTTCATTCGTCAAGTCGTTTCTGTCATGCCTTCAAGAGAATACATGGCATTGCCCCTACCCAGTATCGCAAAAAAGTTAGGTACGGAGAAATTCAGCCGTCTTCGGAAGATGTCTGA